A region of Pyxidicoccus parkwaysis DNA encodes the following proteins:
- the qhpG gene encoding flavin-dependent monooxygenase QhpG, which produces MDARFDTEVCVVGGGPAGASLALRLARLGHSVCLMERHAFPRPHVGESLAPGVWPLLDMLGVAEEVRRASFLPAHEALVRWEDGTGRSVRSREPGLLVDRGRFDALLLGAARDAGVRVLQPAAAHRPERLDVGWRVPVVLSGGRRLQVSARFLADASGRGTWLGGRKEPVSARTVALHGYWRGERPHGPETRVEAGPDAWYWGAHLPDGTFSAMAFVDPELLRERGVTRRTLESFYLELLASSGLLGAWTSPRLVGSVLVSDATCYRDAVPIERDCIKVGEASFSIDPLSSSGVQKALQTALSGAVAVHTLLVRPDNASAALRFYTEDQRESVARHAAWAAGYYAEHRTYRDRPFWKCRAQASPTLGGLETRPPPLEGEALLHRRWRLDREVALVDTPCIVGDLIELRRALSHPRLGRPVAWLDGVELAPLVEGLRDGLTMPQLADTWGREVPFRRGVAILGWLYRQGLLAEVGANEMR; this is translated from the coding sequence GTGGACGCGCGGTTCGACACAGAGGTGTGTGTCGTCGGTGGTGGTCCGGCCGGGGCTTCGCTGGCGCTGCGGCTGGCTCGGCTGGGCCATTCGGTCTGCCTCATGGAGAGGCATGCCTTTCCGCGGCCCCACGTGGGCGAGTCCCTGGCGCCAGGGGTGTGGCCGCTGCTCGACATGCTCGGTGTGGCGGAGGAGGTGCGGCGGGCAAGCTTCCTTCCCGCGCACGAGGCGCTGGTGCGCTGGGAGGACGGCACCGGGCGGAGCGTGCGCTCGCGGGAACCTGGGCTGCTGGTGGACCGGGGCCGCTTCGATGCGCTGCTGCTGGGCGCGGCGCGCGACGCGGGAGTGCGCGTGCTGCAGCCGGCCGCAGCGCACCGGCCTGAGCGACTGGACGTTGGCTGGAGGGTGCCCGTCGTCCTATCGGGAGGACGGAGGCTCCAAGTGTCCGCGCGCTTCCTCGCGGACGCGAGCGGACGCGGCACATGGCTGGGAGGCCGGAAGGAGCCCGTCTCCGCGCGTACAGTGGCTCTGCATGGGTATTGGCGGGGAGAGCGGCCTCACGGCCCGGAGACGCGCGTGGAGGCGGGGCCGGATGCCTGGTATTGGGGCGCGCACCTGCCGGACGGCACCTTCAGCGCGATGGCGTTCGTGGACCCGGAGCTGCTGCGCGAGCGGGGCGTCACGCGGCGCACGCTGGAGTCCTTCTATCTTGAACTGCTGGCGAGCTCGGGGCTGCTGGGTGCGTGGACATCGCCACGATTGGTGGGGAGCGTGCTGGTCAGCGATGCCACGTGCTACCGGGACGCGGTGCCCATCGAGCGCGACTGCATCAAGGTGGGCGAGGCCAGCTTCTCCATCGACCCGTTGTCCTCGTCGGGGGTGCAGAAAGCCTTGCAGACGGCGCTGAGCGGTGCGGTGGCCGTCCATACGTTGCTCGTCCGGCCGGACAACGCCTCCGCCGCGCTGCGCTTCTACACGGAGGACCAACGCGAGTCTGTGGCCCGGCATGCGGCCTGGGCGGCGGGGTACTACGCGGAGCACCGCACGTACCGGGACAGGCCGTTCTGGAAGTGCCGCGCACAGGCGTCGCCTACGCTCGGGGGCCTTGAGACGCGCCCGCCTCCGCTCGAGGGCGAGGCCCTGCTTCATCGCCGGTGGCGGCTGGACCGCGAGGTGGCTCTGGTGGACACGCCGTGCATCGTCGGAGACCTCATCGAGCTGCGCCGGGCGCTGAGCCATCCCCGTCTCGGGCGGCCGGTGGCATGGCTCGACGGGGTGGAGCTGGCGCCGCTCGTGGAGGGGCTCCGCGATGGGTTGACGATGCCCCAGCTCGCGGACACCTGGGGGCGCGAGGTGCCGTTCCGGCGGGGTGTCGCCATCCTGGGTTGGCTGTACCGCCAGGGGTTGCTCGCGGAGGTCGGTGCGAACGAGATGCGCTGA
- a CDS encoding type I restriction endonuclease, whose protein sequence is MGLCEDLRQLSEQVRKRQSFIKGEEATKQALILPFLQVLGYDIYDPTETQPEYVADFAKKRGGVMEKVDYALHLKGQPALFIECKAVDAAPEDHDGQLARYFNATPSVRIAVVTNGVRYRFFTDLQSPNVMDAAPFMEFNILSFSDREVDLLRPFTKDSFDAASIQGHAEEIIFVGKVTALINELLRNPSESFVRFLLAEVELVSGRVTKNVVERFVPIVKKAIQTTLLDMMTKSIQQEIAQPNAQMVGSASVAQPSPSPAEALQKAADTSESSSTGALIETTEVELEIFRIVQRMCAESAMKQAISYKDSASYFGINLGKVSSWFLRAFTNGKKKSLVTRLPVEQTSMLAPGFEVEAAPDGIGKSRVYFNATSDVEKLRALVLVAYEEEAKRQIAPTTEGTNSPSENATSN, encoded by the coding sequence ATGGGCCTTTGCGAAGATTTGCGTCAGCTCTCAGAGCAGGTCCGGAAGCGGCAGTCGTTCATCAAAGGAGAAGAGGCCACAAAGCAGGCCTTGATCCTGCCCTTCCTCCAAGTACTCGGATACGACATCTACGATCCAACAGAGACGCAGCCCGAATACGTGGCGGATTTCGCCAAGAAGCGCGGCGGCGTCATGGAGAAGGTGGACTACGCGCTCCATCTCAAGGGACAGCCTGCGCTTTTCATCGAATGCAAAGCGGTGGACGCGGCGCCCGAGGACCATGACGGACAGCTTGCGCGCTACTTCAACGCCACCCCGTCGGTTCGGATTGCGGTGGTCACCAACGGAGTCCGCTACCGCTTCTTCACGGACCTCCAGTCTCCGAACGTGATGGATGCCGCTCCGTTCATGGAGTTCAACATCCTCTCGTTCAGCGACCGGGAGGTGGACCTGCTCCGCCCCTTCACGAAGGATTCCTTCGACGCGGCATCCATCCAGGGCCATGCCGAGGAAATCATCTTCGTGGGCAAGGTCACGGCGCTCATCAACGAGCTGCTGCGGAACCCCTCTGAGAGCTTCGTGCGCTTCCTGCTCGCGGAGGTGGAGCTGGTCTCCGGCCGGGTCACGAAAAACGTGGTGGAGCGGTTCGTTCCCATCGTCAAGAAGGCCATCCAGACAACGCTTCTGGATATGATGACGAAGTCCATCCAGCAGGAGATTGCGCAACCCAACGCCCAGATGGTTGGCTCGGCGTCGGTGGCACAGCCCTCTCCTTCCCCCGCAGAGGCCCTTCAGAAGGCTGCGGACACCTCAGAATCCAGCTCGACGGGAGCGCTCATCGAGACGACGGAGGTGGAACTGGAGATCTTCCGCATCGTCCAGCGGATGTGCGCGGAGTCCGCGATGAAGCAAGCCATCAGTTACAAGGACTCGGCCAGCTACTTCGGCATCAACTTGGGAAAAGTCTCCTCCTGGTTCCTGCGTGCCTTCACCAATGGCAAGAAGAAGTCGTTGGTGACCCGGCTTCCCGTCGAACAGACGTCGATGCTGGCGCCCGGCTTTGAGGTCGAAGCGGCCCCAGATGGGATTGGCAAGAGCCGCGTCTACTTCAACGCGACGAGTGATGTCGAAAAGCTGCGGGCGCTCGTCCTCGTGGCGTATGAAGAGGAAGCGAAGCGGCAAATCGCGCCAACAACCGAGGGAACGAACTCACCAAGTGAGAACGCCACAAGCAATTGA
- a CDS encoding SIR2 family protein: MAFLRDSYSQRAVNEVVRKAVLQARIPTPSPSTASDSDLDADIDGWYLPAATRDLGRIVVDEPGKFGPILTTNFDPLLEVAVKRANGDYIRTVLHADGDLNNTTGDPRARRLIHLHGYWTQSDTLHTPQQIAASRPQLLASIQQILRDYAVVVVGCGGWDDIFTRALAQLSDNTKADIDILWAFFEPDGVVVNAKYQNFLSGLSSALSRGRFRKYGGVDCHKFFGALLEDRRRRTPAIAVSRTEPVGLTPPVPSATTRKTNQPLPAPTPEAVRALSSPAAPISVEPIAAPKTTHLETPRVAAPNASVPSAALPPSAGTASPHLATPVREEAPVAPRPVPVPRRTTSRLPLLGFAAVLIAVGFAVTNGTLATKSQPQPAVAIPIGSPQGPASSDNGADRSPLRVRVPKNLYPGTSSNPTSPPAWDPNSTSQPTPAGSGSANTEPLRSQHQVSPLTRGATGFRVSQMPVGTFGFIPLDSVILLQSASVEETPMPGAYEVHKTSTGSTFLLGYAHPATVKAINAGVRVNAVLSPAALGVRTQLVSVPFNRISNAELRLDADKSKVLLLQLAGSSL; the protein is encoded by the coding sequence ATGGCGTTCCTGCGGGACAGCTATAGTCAACGTGCCGTCAATGAGGTTGTTCGCAAGGCTGTTTTGCAAGCGCGGATTCCGACCCCATCGCCGTCAACCGCATCAGACTCAGACCTCGATGCAGACATCGATGGATGGTATCTCCCAGCAGCAACACGCGACTTGGGCAGGATTGTTGTCGACGAGCCCGGTAAGTTCGGCCCAATTCTAACGACGAACTTCGACCCACTTCTGGAAGTCGCAGTCAAACGCGCCAATGGAGACTACATACGGACAGTGCTCCACGCTGACGGGGATCTCAACAATACAACGGGAGATCCGAGAGCACGCAGACTCATCCATCTTCATGGCTATTGGACTCAATCTGACACTCTTCATACACCTCAGCAAATCGCAGCCAGTCGCCCTCAGTTGCTCGCATCAATACAGCAAATCCTTCGAGATTACGCGGTCGTCGTGGTTGGCTGTGGAGGCTGGGACGACATATTCACTCGCGCACTCGCACAGCTTAGCGACAACACGAAGGCGGACATCGACATCCTATGGGCGTTTTTTGAACCCGACGGCGTCGTAGTCAACGCCAAGTATCAGAATTTCCTCTCCGGTCTCAGTTCAGCATTGAGCCGGGGACGATTCCGCAAGTATGGCGGCGTTGATTGTCACAAGTTCTTCGGAGCCCTACTGGAGGATCGCCGTCGCCGAACTCCAGCAATTGCAGTTTCTCGCACAGAGCCTGTGGGCCTCACTCCCCCAGTTCCGTCTGCGACAACTCGCAAGACGAATCAACCTCTCCCTGCCCCCACGCCAGAAGCGGTTCGCGCACTCTCGTCACCCGCCGCGCCCATTTCAGTCGAGCCAATAGCAGCGCCAAAGACCACCCATCTCGAAACACCGCGAGTCGCTGCTCCAAATGCATCTGTCCCTTCTGCGGCCCTCCCACCTTCAGCGGGGACGGCGAGTCCTCATTTAGCAACTCCGGTCAGGGAAGAGGCCCCCGTAGCGCCCAGGCCTGTGCCAGTGCCTCGGCGCACGACCTCGCGCCTCCCGCTCCTGGGATTTGCTGCCGTGTTGATTGCAGTAGGCTTCGCGGTCACCAACGGCACGCTGGCCACCAAGTCACAACCACAGCCTGCAGTCGCCATTCCAATTGGATCGCCCCAGGGACCGGCTTCTTCCGATAATGGAGCCGACCGCTCTCCGTTACGTGTCCGCGTTCCGAAGAACCTTTACCCAGGGACCTCGTCGAATCCAACCAGCCCCCCGGCCTGGGATCCAAACTCCACCTCCCAGCCAACTCCTGCCGGTAGCGGCAGCGCAAACACGGAGCCTCTGCGCTCACAGCATCAGGTGAGCCCCCTCACCCGTGGCGCAACAGGCTTCCGGGTCTCGCAAATGCCAGTAGGTACCTTCGGGTTCATCCCCCTGGACTCCGTCATCCTGCTGCAATCTGCGAGTGTCGAAGAGACACCGATGCCCGGTGCATACGAGGTTCACAAGACGAGCACCGGTAGCACCTTCTTGCTCGGGTACGCCCACCCGGCGACCGTGAAGGCTATCAACGCGGGCGTTCGCGTGAATGCCGTCCTCTCGCCTGCCGCTCTTGGCGTGCGCACGCAGTTGGTGAGTGTCCCCTTCAATCGAATCAGCAATGCCGAGCTACGCCTGGATGCGGACAAGAGCAAGGTCCTACTCCTGCAGCTCGCTGGCAGCAGCCTTTAA
- a CDS encoding NADH:flavin oxidoreductase, producing MTGLFTPLELRKNVTARNRIWLAPLTNMQSHADGTLSEDELHFLAKRADGGFGLIETCAAHVTQDGKAWPGELGVHDDAMLPGLTRLASRLHSGGALVSAQLFHGGLRADPAVSGLERWSASAHTDDDTRCRAGTEADIQRAIDAFAAAARRCAQAGFDSVELHGAHGYLLSQFLSTVYNQRTDAWGGSLENRARLIRETVRAVRRAAPSLVLAVRLSPEDFGQAKGLDLDETLDVARMLADDGMDILHLSLWRSALNTKKRPESHAVPLFRTAIPSHVRIVVAGAIWTREEAEAQLAHGADAVALGRAAIANHDWPERIRRDSAINRMPVAADTLRGEGLSDGFVNYMRQWKTFVAA from the coding sequence ATGACAGGCCTCTTCACCCCCCTCGAGCTCCGGAAGAACGTCACCGCCCGCAACCGCATCTGGCTCGCGCCGCTGACGAACATGCAGAGCCACGCCGATGGCACGCTGTCCGAGGACGAGCTTCACTTCCTCGCCAAGCGCGCCGACGGCGGCTTCGGCCTCATCGAGACCTGCGCGGCCCACGTCACCCAGGACGGCAAGGCCTGGCCCGGTGAGCTCGGCGTCCACGATGACGCCATGCTCCCCGGCCTCACCCGCCTCGCCTCTCGGCTGCACTCAGGCGGCGCGCTCGTCTCCGCCCAGCTCTTCCACGGCGGCCTCCGCGCCGACCCCGCCGTCAGTGGCCTGGAGCGCTGGAGCGCCAGTGCCCACACCGACGACGACACCCGCTGCCGCGCCGGCACCGAGGCCGATATCCAGCGCGCCATCGACGCCTTCGCCGCCGCGGCCCGTCGCTGCGCCCAGGCCGGCTTCGACTCCGTCGAGCTCCACGGCGCCCACGGCTACCTGCTCTCCCAGTTCCTCAGCACCGTCTACAACCAGCGCACCGACGCCTGGGGCGGCTCCCTCGAAAACCGCGCCCGCCTCATCCGCGAAACCGTCCGGGCCGTCCGCCGCGCCGCCCCCTCTCTCGTCCTCGCCGTCCGCCTCTCCCCCGAGGACTTCGGCCAGGCCAAGGGGTTGGACCTCGACGAGACGCTCGACGTCGCCCGCATGCTCGCCGACGACGGCATGGACATCCTCCACCTCTCCCTCTGGCGCTCGGCCCTCAACACGAAGAAGCGCCCCGAGTCCCACGCCGTTCCCCTCTTCCGCACCGCCATCCCCTCCCACGTCCGCATCGTCGTCGCCGGTGCCATCTGGACGCGCGAGGAGGCCGAAGCTCAGCTCGCCCACGGCGCGGATGCCGTGGCCCTCGGCCGCGCCGCCATCGCCAACCACGACTGGCCCGAGCGCATCCGCCGAGACTCCGCCATCAATCGCATGCCTGTCGCCGCCGACACGCTCCGCGGCGAGGGCCTCTCCGACGGCTTCGTCAACTACATGCGCCAGTGGAAGACCTTCGTCGCCGCGTAG